The nucleotide window GCCCCGAAGTGCAGGTGCATACCGCCCAGGGCCGGGTACGCGCCAAGACCTTGGTGCTGTGCTGCAACGCCTACCTCAATGGCCTCAACCGCGAGCTGGGCGGCAAGGTGCTACCGGCCGGCAGCTACATCATCGCCACCGAACCGCTCGGCGAAGAGCGCGCCCGCACGTTGCTGCCACAGAACATGGCGGTATGTGACCAGCGCGTGGCGCTGGATTACTACCGCCTGTCCGCCGACCACCGCCTGCTGTTCGGCGGTGCCTGCCACTATTCAGGCCGCGACCCGAAAGACATCGCCGCCTACATGCGCCCGAAGATGCTCCAGGTATTCCCGCAGCTGGCCGACGTGCGTATCGACTACCAGTGGGGCGGCATGATCGGCATTGGCGCCAACCGCCTGCCGCAGGTGGGCCGCCTGGCCAGCCAGCAGAACGTGTATTACGCCCAGGCTTACTCAGGCCATGGGCTCAACGCCACCCACCTGGCCGCGCGCCTGCTGGGCGAGGCCATCAGTGGCCAGGAAAGCGGGCGTTTCGATCTGTTCGCCAAAGTGCCGCATATCACCTTCCCCGGCGGCAAGCACCTGCGCTCGCCGCTACTGGCGCTGGGCATGCTGTGGCACAGGCTTAAAGAGCTGATCTGAAAACTGACGCGGTCGGTGTAGGACCGGCCTTGCGTCTCGTTGTTAGTCTTTCCAGAAGGGTTTACGCCCTTCGGTACGGGCCTGCTCCCAGCTCAGCCCGACATCGCGCAACTCGTCATCCGTCAGCTGCAGCAGCGCCCTACGGGTGTGCCAGCGATGCAGCATCAGCCCCCAACGCCCAAGCCCTTCCGGCGCGTTGAATACCTTGGCCTGCTGCCCGGCTTCCAGTTCCCTGGCCATCAGTTGCAAGCGCACATCGCTCATGCCGCCCATCACCGCACCCTCTCGTTCAGTTGATACCGTGGAGACAGGATGCGCGTCGGCACCATCGACAATACAGATCCAATACAGCCTTATTATTCCCATACAGAATTGGCCGTCGGCCGACTGAATGCTGTATTTTCAGCCCAACTGTACCGGTCGCTATGCCAATGCAGCGCAGGAGTATGCCGTGACCCTCTACCTGAACCTGGCCGAACTGCTCGGCGCCCGTATCGAGCAAGGCCTGTATCGCCCCGGCCAGCGCCTGCCATCGGTGCGCGCCCTGAGTGTGGAACACGGAGTAAGCCTGAGCACCGTGCAGCAGGCCTATCGCATGTTGGAAGACGGCGGCATGGTCTCGCCCAAGCCCAAATCCGGCTACTTCGTCAGCGACCGCCGCCACCTGCCAGCGCTGCCCGCCGTCAGCCGCCCGGCCCAGCGCCCGGTGGATATCTCGCAGTGGGAACAAGTGCTGGAGCTGATCCGCAGCACGCCGCGCCAGGATGTGGTCCAGCTCGGCCGTGGCATGCCCGACATCAACAGCCCTACCCTCAAGCCGCTGTTGCGTAGCCTGGCTCAGCTGAGCCGGCGCCAGGACATGCCTGGCCTGTATTACGACAACATCCACGGCAACCTGGCCCTGCGTGAGCAGGTGGCGCGGCTGATGCTCGACTCCGGTTGCCGCCTGAGCCCGGCCGACCTGGTCGTGACCACCGGTTGCCACGAGGCGCTGTCGTGCAGCATTCGTGCGGTCTGCGAGCCAGGCGACATCGTCGCGGTCGACTCGCCCAGCTTCCACGGTGCCATGCAAACCCTGAAGGGCCTGGGCATGAAGGCGCTGGAAATCCCCACAGACCCGGTGACCGGCATCAGCCTGGAGGCATTGGAACTGGCGCTGGAACAGTGGCCGATCAAGCTCATCCAGATCACCCCCAGCTGCAACAACCCGCTCGGCTACATCATGCCCGAGGCCCGCAAGAAGGCCCTGCTGAGCCTGGCCCAGCGCTACGACGTGGCGATTCTGGAGGACGATGTGTACGGCGACCTGGCGTACACCTACCCGCGCCCGCGTACGCTCAAGTCGTTCGACGACGATGGCCGCGTGCTGTTCTGCAGCTCGTTTTCCAAGACCCTCGCCCCCGGCCTGCGGGTAGGCTGGGTGGCGCCCGGGCGCTACCTGGAGCGGGTGCTGCACATGAAGTACATCAGCACCGGCAGCA belongs to Pseudomonas putida NBRC 14164 and includes:
- a CDS encoding DUF1127 domain-containing protein — translated: MGGMSDVRLQLMARELEAGQQAKVFNAPEGLGRWGLMLHRWHTRRALLQLTDDELRDVGLSWEQARTEGRKPFWKD
- a CDS encoding aminotransferase-like domain-containing protein — protein: MTLYLNLAELLGARIEQGLYRPGQRLPSVRALSVEHGVSLSTVQQAYRMLEDGGMVSPKPKSGYFVSDRRHLPALPAVSRPAQRPVDISQWEQVLELIRSTPRQDVVQLGRGMPDINSPTLKPLLRSLAQLSRRQDMPGLYYDNIHGNLALREQVARLMLDSGCRLSPADLVVTTGCHEALSCSIRAVCEPGDIVAVDSPSFHGAMQTLKGLGMKALEIPTDPVTGISLEALELALEQWPIKLIQITPSCNNPLGYIMPEARKKALLSLAQRYDVAILEDDVYGDLAYTYPRPRTLKSFDDDGRVLFCSSFSKTLAPGLRVGWVAPGRYLERVLHMKYISTGSSASQPQLAIADFIAGGHYQPHVRRMRSQYQRGRDLMSEWVNSYFPPGTRVSRPQGGFMLWVELPEHFDTLRLNRALLEQGVQVAVGSIFSASGKFRHCLRMNFAARPTPQIEAAVRKVGETALRLLDEESANA